CGTCGACCGTAGCGCGACCATGCCGACGATCATCGCGACCGTTGAATGTGCGGGCAGATCGGGGTGACCCGAATGCAGTCCGCGCAGGCGCATGCCCTCGCCGCTGATCTGGCCGAGCAGCGTCAGCGCTCGGCGGATGTCGGTGATCCCGGCACCCTCTATCTCCTCCTCGCTGAGGCCGTCGGAGGCGACGAGGGTCAGCAGAAGGCCCTTGTGCTCGACGAGGACGTCGTAGAGACGCCCGACGAACTGCCGGGACAATTCCTCTTCGTCGGTCTCTTCGGGCACGACGGCCTGCCAGGTCTTGCCGAAGTCGTCGACGAAGTTCGTGAACGGCAGGACCAGTGCTTCGCGGAACAACCCGGCTTTCGAACCGAAGTGGCGGAACAATAAGTACTCGGTGACCCCGGCGGCTTCGGCGATCTCACGCGTGGTCGTGGCGCGGTAGTCCTGGCGTGCGAACAGATCGCGCGCGGCGTCGAGCAGCAGCCTGCGTGCCTCTCCGCGCGGGCGGCGCGTCGTCGAGGTGGTCTGCTTTCCCGGTGACCCACGCTGCGGCACGGCTTCTCACTCTCCCCGCGCTGCGCGGCTAGTGGCACTCCACGATAGCTGTCCTTGACCTGAGCCCTGGTAATAGTGTCCACTATTACCGATCGCTTGATCGCTGAAGGGACGCGCTTGTGGGCCAACTCATCATGCTGGGCACTCTGTTCGGGCTGATTGTCGTGATATTCGGTGCGGTGATCTACTTCGACCCCGAGGCGCGCGGCCCGCGCGAAGAGCAGACAGCAGACGATGAGCGCTCGCGCGAAGAGCAGACAGCAGACGAGGCTGACCGGTGAACACCGAGATGACGCCGCTGCTGATTGCGTCCAACGCGTTCGGCTGGGGCAGCGGCATCCTGTTCGTGATCGCCGGCATCTACCTGAGTGTCCGGCGGGGTCGGTTGCACCCGCTGCTTCTGCTGTGCATTTCGGCGATCTCGTTCTCGTGGATCGAAGCGCCCTATGACTGGGCGATGTACGCGCAGTTCCCGCCGGCGCTGCCCCGGATGCCCTCGTGGTGGCCGTTGAACATGACCTGGGGTGGGCTGCCGTCCTCGGTGCCGCTGGGGTACATCGGCTATTTCTGCATACCTGCGGTCACCGGCGCGGCGATCGGGCGGCGGCTGTCCGCACGATTCAACTGGCGGCAGCCGCAGACCTTGTTGATCGTCGGTCTCGTCGTTGGCTTCTGCTGGGCCCTGATCTTCAACGCCGGCCTCGGCGCGCGGCTTGGAGTCTTTTACTACGCCTATGTGATTCCGGGTCTCGGACTGTTCGAGGGCACGCTGCATCAGTACCCGATCTACGACGCCATCGCGATGGGCATCCAGATGATGGTCTTCACGTACCTGCTCGGCCGACGGGATGCGGAGGGGCGCAATGTCATCGAGATGTGGTCGGACAAGCTGTCGAAGACGCGAGTCCAGTCGGCGATCGTATCCGTCATTGCCGTCGTCGTCCTCGGAAACGTGCTCTACGGCGCCGTTTTCGCGCCCCATCTGGTGACCAAGCAGATGGGTCTGGTGACGTCTGGTCCAGATGTGCAACTCTTCCCCGGCGTGCCCAACCAACCGAGATAGTGCCGTTGAAGCAGTACAATTCGCCTGGTGGCGATTCGGCGTGGACGGCCTACCCAGGCGGAGACGAAAAAGCTCGACCTCGCGGTTCGTGAGGCCGCGGTCGCCACCTTTCTCGAATTCGGTTATGCCGGAGCCAGTATGGAGGCCATCGCCAAGGCCGCAGGCATCACGAAACGCTCCCTGTACGCCCGCTATCCGGACAAGCGGGCGGTGTTCGCTGACGTCATCCCGTGGGCGCTGGCTCGCTACAGCGACGACGGCTCCATCGACGAGATCGACGAAGAAGATTTGGAGACCGCGCTTCTGGCGACCGGGCGCAAAGCGCTGACGCGCGCCACACATCCTGAGAACGTGCGACTGAAGCGGATCGCCTTCAACGAGGCCGCACAGTTCCCGGAGTTCAACGTCTCTGCGGAGTCGATGATGTGGGCCGGCCGCCAGCGCGCCGTCACCGAATTGCTGCGCCGCCATGAGGAACTCGGCACCATCAAGGTCGAGGACCTGGAACTGGCGGCCGAGACGTTTCTGGCGATGGTCGAGGCCGTGCCCGCGCGTATGGCCGACTTCGGCGTGTTCCGGTCGTCAGAACAGCAGGAGCGACATCTCCGGTACGCGGTGCGGCTGTTCCTGCGCGGTGTCATGCCCCGCTGATCGCGGCTTGGTGCGAGCTAGGTGCAGCGTCCACCGTTCACGCCGACGATCTGCCCGGTGATGTAACCGGCCTCCTCGGAGACCAGAAATGCGCAGGTTGCGGCGATGTCCGCTGGTGTGCCGATTCGCCGCACAGGGATCCGCGCGGCGATGTCCTCGACTGATCCGCCGAGCAGACCTTTCTCCTCGGCATCGCGCAGCATCGGGGTGTCAATCGACCCCGGTGGCACCACATTGGCGGTGATTCCCTTTGGGCCGTATTCCAGCGCAAGGGTTTTCGTGAGACCGTTGACGCCCGACTTTGCCGCCACATACGCCGACTGGTACGGCGATCCGGAGTGGGTGCTCGATGAGGAGATGTTGACGATTCGGCCCCACCCGGCGTCCAGCATGTCCGGCAGCACCGCCTGGGTCACATGAAAGACCCCGTTGAGGTTGACGTCGATGACCTTCGACCACTCCTCGGCAGTGAGGTTGGTGAATCGCCGGAACGAGGTCATTCCCGCGGAGTTCACCAGGATTGTGATCGGCCCGAGTGCGGCGCGGATGGCGTCGAGTGCCGCCGCGACCTGTTCGCGATCCGTGACATCGGCGACATAACCGAAGTCGGTGTCGCCCGGCGCCAGGTCGATGGTGGCGACCTGATTGCCGTCGGTGCGCAGCCGGTCGGCGATGGCCCGGCCGATCCCGGATGCCCCGCCCGTGACCAATGCTGTCTTCACGAAGTAAAATATACAAAACCGTATACTTAATGCGCAATGGCGAGTATTCTGAGCGTCGTGGCGCAAGGCCAACCTGCTCCTCCCGTGCGCGGAAAGCCATTCCGCTTCGCCGTCCAGGCGACCAATGCAGCCGATGCGCGCGAGTGGCGCGAATTCGTCCGCAAGGTAGAGCAATTGGGCTACTCCACACTGACGCTCGCCGACCATTACCTTGGACCCGGCCCGGCACAACGTGCCGCGCGGACGCCGCGCCAGGATCTTGCGCCGATCGCGGCGATCGCCACCGCGGCCGCCCACACGACGACGCTGCGCGTCGGCTGCCGTGTCTTCTGCATCGACTACCACGTGCCCGCGGTGCTCGCGAAGGAGATCGCGACGCTCGACCTGCTCTCGGACGGTCGACTCGAACTAGGCATCGGGGCGGGTTGGAGCGCAACCGAATACGAGGCGATGGGGTTGACATTCGGGACCCCTGGGCACCGTATCGCGAAACTCAAAGAGGTCATCGCACTGATCAAGGCGCATTGCGCAGGCGAAGAACTTGACGTCACCGGCGAACACGTCAACGTCACCGGATATGCGGGTACTCCGCGCCCTGTTCAGCGACCCCACCCGCCGATCATGATCGGCGGTGGTGGCAAGCGGGTGCTGTCTTACGCCGGTCGGGAGGCCGACATAGTCAGTATCAACACGGTGGCGTTCACCGCGCGCAATGACGACGGACTTAGTCCTGACGAGGAAGCCGTGCGCCGCTTCGAATACGTCAGTGCCGCAGCGGGTCCCCGCGTCGGTGACCTCGACATCGAGAGTTCACCCTTCTTCGTCTCGATTGGTGGCGACGCCGACGAGGCCTACCGGCACATCGCGGAGAAGTCGCAGATGTCGCCCGACGTCCTGCGCGACCATCCCAACGTTCTGATCGGCGCCGCCGACGCCGTCGTCGAAACCTTGCTGCGGCGCCGAGAATTCCACGGCGTCAACTACGTCACCGTCCGACAGTCCCACGCCGAGTCATTCGCCCCCGTCGTCGCACAGCTGGCGGGGTCGTGAAAGGAGCACGATGGCGAAGAGATCGAGATTCAGCGAGTACCAAAACAGCTACGCCAACTACAAGTTCGAGCTGACCGACGACGGCATCCTGTTCATGCAGTGCCACACCGACGGCGACAGCCTGGTGTGGAGCTGGAAAGCCCACGACGAAATGTCGGATGCCTTCGCCGACATCGCCGGCGACCGCGAGATCAAGGTGCTCATCCACACCGGAACCGGCGAGAACTACAACGCCAACTGGGGCCGACTGCCCAACGGTGAACCACCCGACGAGCCCGTGTACCAGGCGATGCCCGGCGACCGGGGCACGCACAAGCTCGACGAGAAGGCCTGGTATGCCAGGCATCTCATTTTCAATGTGCTCGACGTCGACGTCCCGATGATCAGCGCCGTCAACGGCCCCTGCAACATGCACTCCGAAGTGCCGATCATGGGCGACATCGTGCTGGCCTCCGAGGACACCTACTTCCAGGATGCGTCGCACTTCCCGCGCGGCCAGGTGCCCGGGGACGGCCAGCACGTGATCTGGAGCATCCTCGCCGGCCACAACCGCGCACGCTATTTCTTGCTGACGGGGCAGAAGCTCAGTGCGCAGGAGGCCAAGGAGTGGGGTGTGGTCAACGAGGTGCTCCCGAAGGACAAGGTGATCGACCGCGCCTGGGAGCACGCCCGGGAACTCATCAAGCGGCCACCGCTGACGCTGCGGTACACACGTCAGCTCTTCACCAATCCGCTCAAGCGCGCGTTCGTCAACGAGCTCGGCCACGGCCTGGGCCGCGAAACCTATGCCCAGCGGGTGTTTTTTCCATTCGGAGGAGAGATGGAACCGCTCGACCGACCCTGGGATCAGCAGCCCTGGTCCGACGGAAAACTGCCCAGTCAAGGAGTCACCCCATGACCGGAATTCAACAGAAGCTCGCCACCGGGCGCGGCAAGTTCACCACCGACTACCCAGACCTCGGCACGGGGCCGGTCAACTACGAGGACTCCATTTCCGAGGAGTTCTTCGCCGCCGAGCGCAAGGCTGTGTTCGAGCGCAGCTGGTTGTGCGTCGGACGCATGGAACGCCTGCCGCGCAAGGGTTCCTATTTCACCCGCGAGCTGCCGGGCCGACTGGCATCGATCGTCATCACCCGCGACCTCGACGACAACGTCTACGCCTTCCACAACGTCTGCGCGCACCGGGGCAACAAGGTGGTCTGGCAGGAACATCCGGCCGAGGAGTCATCGGGCAGTTGCCGCGCCTTCGCCTGCAAGTATCACGGTTGGCGGTACGGGCTCAACGGCGTCGTCAACCACATCACCAACGAGGAGGAGTTCTTCGACCTCGACAAATCGAAACTCCGCATGCCGCCCGTGCATTGCGAAGTGTGGGCCGGTTTCATCTTCATCAACCTCGCCGACGATCCGGTGCCGCTGCGCACGTTCCTCGGCGAGGGTCTGCTGGGAATGGAGACGTATCCGTTCCACCTCATGACGCAGCACTACGGGTTCTCCACGCAGATCAAGGGCAACTGGAAACTGGCCGTCGACTCCGTATGCGAGTGGTACCACCCGCCGTATGTGCACGGCCGGTTCATCGACCCCGACGTGTCGAAGGCCGAGAAGATGGTGCCGCCGGTCGACTCGTACCATTACGACCTGTTTCGCCCGCACATGCTCACTTCCGTGCCAGGCCCGCCGATCCTTCCGCCGCGCGCACCGGGAAGTGCGGGCGAGCCGCGCCAGGATCAGCGATGGGTGTACAAGCTTTTCCGCGCAGGGCTTTTCGGGCCCGACGACGTGCCCGATATCGGCCCGTTGCCCGGCTTCCTCAACCGCGGTGAGATCGCATCGTGGGGCAACGACCAGTTCTGGGTGTTCCCGAACATCTCGATCCAGATCTGGGCGCGAAACTACTACATCACTTACACGTACTGGCCCGAGACAGTCGACACCCACATCTACGAGATCGACATGTATTTCGTGCCGCCCGCCAACGCCCACGAGCGCCTGGCGCAGGAAGTGGTGGTCGACAGCACCATCGAGTTCGCGATGCAGGATGTCAACACGATCGAGGCCACGCATTCGGCGCTGAAGACCCGGGCGCAGAACACCTTCCACCTATCCGATCAGGAACTGCTCATCCGGCAGTTCCACTCCGTGATCCGCGACACCGTAGCGGCGTACCAGTTCGGTGAGGAGCAGAGGTCATGACGGAACGCCAACTACCGGAGGGCTTCTC
The sequence above is drawn from the Mycobacterium gallinarum genome and encodes:
- a CDS encoding spirocyclase AveC family protein, with product MNTEMTPLLIASNAFGWGSGILFVIAGIYLSVRRGRLHPLLLLCISAISFSWIEAPYDWAMYAQFPPALPRMPSWWPLNMTWGGLPSSVPLGYIGYFCIPAVTGAAIGRRLSARFNWRQPQTLLIVGLVVGFCWALIFNAGLGARLGVFYYAYVIPGLGLFEGTLHQYPIYDAIAMGIQMMVFTYLLGRRDAEGRNVIEMWSDKLSKTRVQSAIVSVIAVVVLGNVLYGAVFAPHLVTKQMGLVTSGPDVQLFPGVPNQPR
- a CDS encoding TetR/AcrR family transcriptional regulator is translated as MAIRRGRPTQAETKKLDLAVREAAVATFLEFGYAGASMEAIAKAAGITKRSLYARYPDKRAVFADVIPWALARYSDDGSIDEIDEEDLETALLATGRKALTRATHPENVRLKRIAFNEAAQFPEFNVSAESMMWAGRQRAVTELLRRHEELGTIKVEDLELAAETFLAMVEAVPARMADFGVFRSSEQQERHLRYAVRLFLRGVMPR
- a CDS encoding aromatic ring-hydroxylating oxygenase subunit alpha, translated to MTGIQQKLATGRGKFTTDYPDLGTGPVNYEDSISEEFFAAERKAVFERSWLCVGRMERLPRKGSYFTRELPGRLASIVITRDLDDNVYAFHNVCAHRGNKVVWQEHPAEESSGSCRAFACKYHGWRYGLNGVVNHITNEEEFFDLDKSKLRMPPVHCEVWAGFIFINLADDPVPLRTFLGEGLLGMETYPFHLMTQHYGFSTQIKGNWKLAVDSVCEWYHPPYVHGRFIDPDVSKAEKMVPPVDSYHYDLFRPHMLTSVPGPPILPPRAPGSAGEPRQDQRWVYKLFRAGLFGPDDVPDIGPLPGFLNRGEIASWGNDQFWVFPNISIQIWARNYYITYTYWPETVDTHIYEIDMYFVPPANAHERLAQEVVVDSTIEFAMQDVNTIEATHSALKTRAQNTFHLSDQELLIRQFHSVIRDTVAAYQFGEEQRS
- a CDS encoding TetR/AcrR family transcriptional regulator gives rise to the protein MPQRGSPGKQTTSTTRRPRGEARRLLLDAARDLFARQDYRATTTREIAEAAGVTEYLLFRHFGSKAGLFREALVLPFTNFVDDFGKTWQAVVPEETDEEELSRQFVGRLYDVLVEHKGLLLTLVASDGLSEEEIEGAGITDIRRALTLLGQISGEGMRLRGLHSGHPDLPAHSTVAMIVGMVALRSTFFGNRPPSREAIVDELVQAILHGFLHRP
- a CDS encoding enoyl-CoA hydratase/isomerase family protein is translated as MAKRSRFSEYQNSYANYKFELTDDGILFMQCHTDGDSLVWSWKAHDEMSDAFADIAGDREIKVLIHTGTGENYNANWGRLPNGEPPDEPVYQAMPGDRGTHKLDEKAWYARHLIFNVLDVDVPMISAVNGPCNMHSEVPIMGDIVLASEDTYFQDASHFPRGQVPGDGQHVIWSILAGHNRARYFLLTGQKLSAQEAKEWGVVNEVLPKDKVIDRAWEHARELIKRPPLTLRYTRQLFTNPLKRAFVNELGHGLGRETYAQRVFFPFGGEMEPLDRPWDQQPWSDGKLPSQGVTP
- a CDS encoding TIGR03621 family F420-dependent LLM class oxidoreductase encodes the protein MASILSVVAQGQPAPPVRGKPFRFAVQATNAADAREWREFVRKVEQLGYSTLTLADHYLGPGPAQRAARTPRQDLAPIAAIATAAAHTTTLRVGCRVFCIDYHVPAVLAKEIATLDLLSDGRLELGIGAGWSATEYEAMGLTFGTPGHRIAKLKEVIALIKAHCAGEELDVTGEHVNVTGYAGTPRPVQRPHPPIMIGGGGKRVLSYAGREADIVSINTVAFTARNDDGLSPDEEAVRRFEYVSAAAGPRVGDLDIESSPFFVSIGGDADEAYRHIAEKSQMSPDVLRDHPNVLIGAADAVVETLLRRREFHGVNYVTVRQSHAESFAPVVAQLAGS
- a CDS encoding SDR family NAD(P)-dependent oxidoreductase gives rise to the protein MKTALVTGGASGIGRAIADRLRTDGNQVATIDLAPGDTDFGYVADVTDREQVAAALDAIRAALGPITILVNSAGMTSFRRFTNLTAEEWSKVIDVNLNGVFHVTQAVLPDMLDAGWGRIVNISSSSTHSGSPYQSAYVAAKSGVNGLTKTLALEYGPKGITANVVPPGSIDTPMLRDAEEKGLLGGSVEDIAARIPVRRIGTPADIAATCAFLVSEEAGYITGQIVGVNGGRCT